The Larimichthys crocea isolate SSNF chromosome XXI, L_crocea_2.0, whole genome shotgun sequence genomic sequence TTGTGTTTGAGCTGCACTCTTCACAAGTAATTCCAGTACTCGGGGTTGAGCTTCCTCCCTGTTGGCTTGGGGAAAGTATGCTCGAAATGCTGCAATTTGTCCTGCTAGACACGCAGTTTCCCTGTTTCCCTGCCATGTTGCTGTCTACGTAACAAAACACTTgagtacaaagaaaaacagacagacaagaaaacgagacacagagagagaaactgtgaaaaaaaaagaactaaagAAAGGGATCTTTAAATTTATTTCTAGGCATCTGTTACACTCACTGCTTTTCCAAACCAGACCAAGAGTTTCTGACCTGTAATATGCTTATCACGGTAGAACAAGTCATGTCCTGTCATTAATCCTGCTGTACAGGGTTCAGTTTGGAGGCAGGTTTTTTAACattcaataaatattaaacagacCTCAGGCTTCTTTGCTAAATTAAGTCCAAATAAGACTTGTGTGACATGCTAATATAAGCAGAATTACAATCTTACATCTGTGTGTATGCCAGTCCTGAAAGAGGGGTTTCCTTTTCTGTTACTCCTCCTGAGGTTTCTTGTGAAGGTTTTGAACCCTTTAACCAAggggttgtgtttgttgttcagACGGActtaaaaatcatttaaaacacagataGTCTAcatcaaaatctttttttaccTGTCTGTTATGTATAAATTGTTATTTGTGCACTGCCAGCTCTCCCATGAAGACACCAGCTGTGGTTACCCACGAGGTTCGTGACGCAAATCTTAGTTGACTATTAGTTTTTTTGCTGCAAAACTCCAGGTTGCCAGTCATAATGTGACAGACAGTGACTCACCATGCAGTGGATGTGTTGTAGGGCAGGAGTGTGGGGCTGTGGCTCTCTCCTCTGAGGCTGTGTCTGGGCTGATAGTGGCTGGGCACCATGGGCTGGGCTTGAGCCTGGACGTCGCTCTCCTCTGGCATGGATCTGTGCCACTGACTCCGAGCTTTCTTCAGCCAGCGTCCTCCGAGGCCCCATTTCTCCAAGTAGACCCGGCACAGCTCATAGTTTATGGCTGAGTAGTAGAGAAAGTCCAGCGCCAGCAGCACCATGACGAAGAAGCCGTAGATCCACACGCCAACCAGGGCTGTATAATTACTGTGGGAGAGACAGACTGGCAGTATTAGCACAGAGTAATCTGGGAAAGATGATGATAAACAGTCACATGCTCAGAGCCACCATCCAGTTACCCTTAAGCTGGGCCCTTAAATCTTAAATCCCAATAGTTACGATAGAGCTGCCAGGtgtgaacattttctgtttgtgtggcAAGACGTTCATCAAATCCTCCCTTgataaaaagttaaatgtataaataaatatatataaaaactcCATCTGtttcatttgctgcttttttaaatacagCTTCTTAAATTGGAGAAAGAATTTCATTAGCACGAGAGACTTTTTAATCAATCTCATAACGGCTCCTCCGAAGTTCCCCTGAAAATCTGCGCTCTTAAGTTTTCACCTCTCATAAATCTTCGTGTATTACATGATCCAGCTGGATTTATGTGGGGAGCATTGGAACTTTCTTTTCGTCCACCCACGcccataaaacaaaacaaggtaaATGGGCAGAAATAGCTTCCTGAGAATTTTGAGAAGCCAAAACGAGGATACTAAACATCTTAGCGATGTGATGTCTCGGTTTCTGTGGCCGAGGATGTCCCACAGACATTTAGTTGAGGAATAGCACACAAATTGAAAGTGATTCAGTCCTATTATGATGCTTTGATTAGAACTCAGAGAGACTCAGAGCCAACACAGGATATTACTTCAAAACGGAGATTTATTTGGAGGGGAAACCCATCTTTTATGTCATTTTGGCACACTTTGCAAGTTGTTTGACTGCATTGATTGAAGACCTTGTGAAGTGATGGCCAAGTACTTTTAGTTCAGTTAATCAAGTGAGCCCACCTCTGTCTGAAACTGATGTGTCCTTGGGGATATTTATCTGAATAAATGGCTTTAAAACGAACATCAGAGCTGCTTAAGTGAACACTAGGGCAGGCAAATGCCAGCACACTGCACTCAAATCTAAACGTATCCTCAACTACATTTACCTTCCCTCATCACTGCATCCTAGACATTTAATTATAATAGGTCTACATGAGTTAATTTGAGGGGGCAACAGGCTTTCCATGTAGCACCGCATTTGAGTCAACCTGGAGTTAAGCAAACTAGAGTATGTGAACAGTCCTCGGAGGGATCGATCATGACCACACAGctaaaacaaatgttattcAATATTTAACACAGCTTCCTCGGAGAAGGAAAGCAGATGCAATTGATTATCCGTCAAAAGGGTGTGCAGCTTTTTCGcgttgcttttttaaaaacttaattcCCAGATGACTCTTTCACACAGAATCCGTTAAGATTCTGCAGCATTTCAGCTACTCTGAAACCCTCAGAGGAGTAAAACGCCTTTAGTGTTACCTTGAACTGCAGTAAATCTCAAACTATAATACCATTTTCGCTGTGCAGTGTGAGTAGAGAGCAGAATTATGGCCATTTTAACTCGCTTGGCCAGTGGTAAATATCAAACTCGTGGTCTCATTGCCCAGCGAGTCAGGATGAAAGAGCGGCCCAACAGGCCATCTGACACTAAAATGAAATATCATGACCTGCTGCAGGGCAGTGTGAACCATCTTAGACAGAGGCATGCTGGGAGGGCGTTAGGCGAGAGAGCTGTGGTTTTGTCACCCGAACCTCCCACTGAGAGCCTCCTTTTCCCTGTGTCCTTCAACTCAGCTCAAATCTGTTTTTCCTGCAATGTCTTCAGATGTACGTGTCCTCTGTGAAGATATACCGTCGCATCATATCACGGcatgtgttgtgatgtttacTATCGACAAAATACAAGAAGTTTTACATAGAGTTACGTATTATGACAGGATACCACAGCAAAAGCCAACACTTAACAAAAGCTTTTTGAACGACTTTGTGGAGGCGTACCACTCGCAACAACTGCTTTCAgcatcttctcttctctgcgGTGGTATCGAACGCCTCTGTAGGTGTGGATCGATGTCGGGCGAACCTCCAGAGTAAGAGGCAAGCGGTGTCAATGAGTGCTGTACTGTTGAGGGAGCAAAACGTTTGTGAGCAAGCAGACTGCAACcgtctgtttttatgtgatCTGAGGAAATGTCATCTGTGGGACTGTTTGTTCCACCATAGCTATTCCCCCCGCTGTactcaagattttttttttttctaattaccTCCACCAAGCCCAGGAGGTTTGTTTTGGTCccttttgtttatgtttggcAGGATATCCCAAAACCCTCAGACTTCACTGTAATTCGGTGGAAAGTTCCATCAAGGCTCGAAGAGGAACTGATGTAGTTTTTGATGTAGATGGAGCAACAGtgtgttcattaataaaacatagaGGCAAATATCATATCTTGTCTCTGCTGCTTATAAAGCTAGCTATTCTGATAATGaatgagtcatttttcaagcagatATTTTGGGAAAACACTTAGATGTGAGGGATTTCTTGCTcttcttgataaaaaaaatagagtgacCAAGTTGTAACTTTCCTGTTTAGCCttctgataaataaaaatgatttatttatgttttaaagattACTTTGGGGTGACAGGAAGGTAGGTGTGACGTGCAGCAAAAGGCACATGCTATACCAGGTGATAAAAGAATtgctaaaaatgttaaattgtgCGTCTCTTCCAGACTTTACCAATGTTATCGGACCAAATTGATCAAAATCTGAGAGTGCGAGAAGTCATTTCACGGGTTTTGTGAAATACAACAGTTCAACAGTATGAGCTGAGAAAAGCTATTGATTAAAATCTATTTGGGCCAGTGTGCTTCACGTGACAGACAccattgctgtcattacaccatTTGGCCATTATATAAAATTGGCTTCAAAGCGCTCGACAGGAGCttgaagaggaaaagaaaagtatgTAGTCACCACTAGTTGACAGGGTTTAGTTTTTAATGTAGACATACTGTCCCCTAAGTATGCTGCTGGCAGCTGGGTGATgtgggaaaaaataaacataaatataatacaaataaatggaTTGGACTTTGTAAACCATGGTAGTCATTATTAAAGGATTTTGGTCAGGAACATCCCAACTGGGCCCAATAATTTAAAACCCCATTGATCCCATGGGCTAGTGACTAGTAGGCGTCGTGGATTTAGCGGATTTAGTTATTCTCCAAAATCAACACGACTGACTGTAGATCATGTGCATTTGGTCCAGATCCAGATGAAGACTAAAAAATCTTGAAACATTTTGTGCGTTATTATGGTAACAAATTTAGAACTGGCAGCCGTGGTGGAGGTATGCGCTCTTGGAGGATTTTCTAGGTCATAATGAAATAACAGAGGagtgcatacagtacatgcaagGGCAAATCCAAACTTTTTGATACTTTTATATCGAGGCTTCACTTCTCTTATTAACCCGAGAACCTTCTGTTGAAACGGTGTCAATGGAGCGCATAACCTTTCATATAAATCTTGTATGTGCTCTGTGATGGTTGTCAGGCTCCTGGCACAGTTTAaagcaggggtccccaaacttttttcggtgcgggccacatcaacttgcctttctgtgatggggggtcagtctataactgaaatTATATCAGTCCCAacaggatttcgcgggccttttttgaaatagttgcggcctaaaatgcctgatgttgcatgaggttttcaaaagaATGacggtgaaagttgcggtgctttttacatttttgttgcgattttgttgcaggaggaagtgaaagttgcgataagttgcgatttgacagtcgcggagagggcgtAGCGAGCACTAAATCCACGGCcccgtgagccaccttcgcccccgagcctttaCAAGCCAACCCAGAACCGGTCACGGTGCACCGCTGTGtaagaaatgagaaaattagctagtactgtaaatagttcgtaaataaggtcGATTTGAATgagaatgccaagcttaatcattaagtgtggatattttataataggaaaatgcaatttttaaaaataggccatgtttagagggattgtttgggattgttaagtgggccactccaattgtttaggcgggccggatgtggcccgcgggccgtagtttggagacccctggtttAAAGGGTTCAAATAGGTTCAAATAGCAGTGTgatatttttcttcctttccttaCTCACTTGTGTGCATAACCATCTGAGGTGGTGGTGAGGTTGATCTGCGTGACCATCTGGAACTCAGTCTCGTTGCAGCAGTACTTGAAGGCCGTGTTGTTGTGGTAGCAGCAGAACATGTAGGTCTTGTTGTCCGAGAGGCGCGGGCAGTGAAAGCCGAAGTGGTAGCGCCCCTTGTGGTCAGAGTAGGGTTCACACACTCGGTAATGAGCTGAAAGGGCTGCAGTtttggacaaagacaaaagatttGAGAGTgccaggaaggaaggaagtaggCTATTTTAGTACCACGGgagacaaatacacaaacactcaacaTAGCTGAAATGTGACTCAAGACCTTTGAGGGAGAGTTAGTGTAAGCCCTTATTAGAATTATTGATGGAACAGCTCTCAAGGAAACATCTTAAATCTGCAGCAGCCTACGGACAAAAGGAAGCACTGaatgcctttttgttttctttagaaaaGCCTCACAAAGGACACGACTGGAGAGAGTGCATGCTATAGTCTAATAAATGGCGTAGGATaaggaacagaaaacaa encodes the following:
- the shisal1b gene encoding protein shisa-like-1a isoform X2, whose product is MTITSRQSFNVLTVIFLLLSTAALSAHYRVCEPYSDHKGRYHFGFHCPRLSDNKTYMFCCYHNNTAFKYCCNETEFQMVTQINLTTTSDGYAHNNYTALVGVWIYGFFVMVLLALDFLYYSAINYELCRVYLEKWGLGGRWLKKARSQWHRSMPEESDVQAQAQPMVPSHYQPRHSLRGESHSPTLLPYNTSTA
- the shisal1b gene encoding protein shisa-like-1a isoform X1, which translates into the protein MTITSRQSFNVLTVIFLLLSTAALSAHYRVCEPYSDHKGRYHFGFHCPRLSDNKTYMFCCYHNNTAFKYCCNETEFQMVTQINLTTTSDGYAHNNYTALVGVWIYGFFVMVLLALDFLYYSAINYELCRVYLEKWGLGGRWLKKARSQWHRSMPEESDVQAQAQPMVPSHYQPRHSLRGESHSPTLLPYNTSTAW